Proteins encoded in a region of the Mycobacterium branderi genome:
- a CDS encoding type II toxin-antitoxin system PemK/MazF family toxin, whose amino-acid sequence MMRRGEIWQVDFDPARGSEANKHRPAVIVSNDRANATAARLGRGVVTVVPVTSNIAKVYPFQVLLPAAGTGLAVDSKAQAEQIRSVATQRLQRRIGRLSPVELAQLDDALRLHLEL is encoded by the coding sequence GTGATGCGCCGCGGTGAGATCTGGCAGGTCGACTTCGACCCTGCTCGCGGCAGCGAAGCCAACAAGCATCGGCCGGCGGTGATCGTCAGCAACGACCGGGCCAACGCGACAGCTGCCCGACTTGGCCGTGGCGTAGTGACCGTGGTGCCGGTCACGAGCAATATCGCCAAGGTCTATCCGTTTCAGGTGTTGTTGCCGGCGGCCGGCACGGGTCTCGCGGTCGATTCCAAAGCGCAGGCCGAACAGATCAGATCTGTTGCGACACAACGTCTTCAGCGACGGATTGGTCGGCTCTCACCGGTCGAGCTTGCCCAACTAGACGACGCGCTGCGTCTGCACCTCGAGCTGTGA
- a CDS encoding ribbon-helix-helix domain-containing protein — MKLSVSLPEEDVHVLDAYVERAGLPSRSAGLQRAIRMLRYPTLEDDYDEAWTEWSAAAEDDVWEAAADDGLGDAPR, encoded by the coding sequence ATGAAGCTGAGTGTCAGCCTGCCCGAGGAAGACGTCCACGTGCTGGACGCCTATGTCGAGCGGGCGGGATTACCGTCACGGTCGGCAGGTCTGCAACGAGCAATTCGGATGCTTCGCTACCCCACGTTGGAAGACGACTATGACGAGGCTTGGACGGAGTGGTCGGCTGCCGCCGAGGACGACGTGTGGGAGGCCGCTGCGGACGACGGGCTCGGTGATGCGCCGCGGTGA
- the wzm gene encoding galactan export ABC transporter permease subunit Wzm/RfbD has product MTITDVASESKTLTRAWRDLVDGFARRELWLHLGWQDIKQRYRRSVLGPFWITIATGTTAVAMGGLYSKLFHLELAVHLPYVTLGLIVWNLINAAIMEGADVFVANEGLIKQLPAPLSLHVYRLVWRQVILFAHNIVIYVVIAILYPKPWSWADLSVIPALGLIVLNAVWVSLCFGILATRYRDIGPLLFSVVQLLFFMTPIIWNDDTLRQQGAGRWGKIVELNPLLHYLDIVRAPLLGAHQELRHWAVVLVLTVVGWVFAAFAMRQYRARVPYWV; this is encoded by the coding sequence ATGACGATCACGGATGTCGCGTCGGAGTCCAAGACGTTGACCCGGGCCTGGCGGGATTTGGTCGACGGGTTCGCTCGTCGCGAGCTGTGGCTGCACCTCGGCTGGCAGGACATCAAGCAGCGGTATCGCCGCTCGGTGCTCGGCCCCTTCTGGATCACGATCGCCACCGGCACCACCGCCGTCGCGATGGGCGGCTTGTACTCCAAGCTGTTTCATCTCGAGTTGGCGGTGCACCTGCCCTACGTGACGCTCGGGCTGATCGTCTGGAACCTGATCAACGCCGCGATCATGGAAGGCGCCGACGTGTTCGTCGCCAACGAGGGCCTGATCAAGCAGTTGCCGGCGCCGCTGAGTCTGCACGTCTACCGGCTGGTGTGGCGGCAGGTAATCCTGTTCGCGCACAACATCGTCATCTATGTCGTGATCGCGATCCTCTATCCGAAACCGTGGTCGTGGGCCGACCTGTCGGTGATCCCCGCGCTGGGGTTGATCGTGCTCAATGCGGTGTGGGTGTCACTGTGTTTCGGCATCCTGGCGACGCGTTACCGCGACATCGGCCCCCTGCTGTTTTCGGTCGTGCAGTTGCTGTTCTTCATGACGCCGATCATCTGGAACGACGACACGCTGCGGCAGCAGGGGGCCGGCCGGTGGGGCAAGATCGTGGAGCTCAACCCGCTGCTGCACTACCTCGACATCGTGCGAGCGCCGCTGCTGGGCGCCCATCAGGAGCTGCGGCACTGGGCCGTGGTGCTGGTGCTGACGGTCGTGGGGTGGGTTTTCGCGGCGTTTGCCATGCGGCAGTACCGCGCCCGCGTGCCGTACTGGGTGTAG
- the glfT1 gene encoding galactofuranosyltransferase GlfT1 codes for MICAVVVTHRRPDTLAKSLDVLVTQTRLPDHLIVVDNGNEERARELVTGQPIPTTYLGSRRNLGGAGGFALGILHALALGADWVWLADDDGHPADSQVLATLLACADKHGLAEVSPMVCNADDPARLAFPLRRGLVWRRFAAELRTTEGQDLLPGIASLFNGALFRAWAFDAIGVPDLRLFIRGDEVEIHRRLVRSGLPFGTCLDAVYLHPCGSEEFKPILGGRMHTQYPEDPAKRFFTYRNRGYLLSQPGLRRLLAQEWLRFGWFFLVSRRDVAGLVEWIRLRRLGRRERFGRP; via the coding sequence ATGATCTGCGCCGTCGTCGTCACCCACCGGCGACCCGACACGCTGGCCAAGTCGCTCGATGTTCTTGTCACGCAGACCCGGCTGCCCGATCACCTGATCGTGGTCGACAACGGCAACGAGGAGCGGGCCCGCGAACTGGTAACCGGCCAGCCGATCCCGACGACGTATCTGGGGTCTCGCCGAAACCTCGGCGGCGCAGGCGGTTTCGCGCTCGGCATCCTGCATGCGTTGGCATTGGGCGCCGACTGGGTGTGGCTCGCCGACGACGACGGCCACCCGGCCGACAGCCAGGTCCTGGCCACGCTGCTGGCGTGCGCCGACAAGCACGGCCTGGCCGAGGTGTCGCCGATGGTGTGCAACGCCGACGACCCGGCGCGGCTGGCGTTTCCGCTGCGCCGCGGGTTGGTGTGGCGGCGGTTCGCAGCCGAGCTGCGCACGACCGAAGGGCAGGACCTGCTGCCTGGCATCGCGTCGTTGTTCAACGGTGCGCTGTTTCGGGCCTGGGCGTTCGACGCGATCGGTGTTCCCGACCTGCGGCTCTTCATCCGCGGCGACGAGGTGGAGATCCACCGCCGACTGGTGCGCTCCGGCCTGCCGTTCGGCACCTGCCTTGACGCGGTGTATCTGCATCCGTGCGGGTCCGAGGAATTCAAGCCGATCCTGGGCGGGCGGATGCATACCCAGTATCCGGAAGACCCGGCCAAGCGGTTCTTCACCTACCGCAACCGCGGCTACCTGCTTTCACAGCCGGGCCTGCGTCGACTCCTTGCCCAGGAGTGGCTGCGGTTCGGCTGGTTCTTCCTGGTGTCCCGCCGCGACGTTGCCGGCCTGGTGGAGTGGATTCGCTTGCGGCGCTTGGGCCGTCGAGAAAGGTTCGGCAGGCCATGA